Proteins encoded together in one Chitinophaga sp. LS1 window:
- a CDS encoding discoidin domain-containing protein — MKKILLFICLSISMVSHAQQATYCNPINIDYGYTPIPDFTEWGKHRATADPVIVNYKGTYYLFSTNQWGYWYSADMVNWTFVSRKFLRPWNKGYDELCAPAVGVVGDTMIVFGSTYTRNFTLWMSTSPKENVWKPLVDSFEIGGWDPAFFTDDDGRLYMYNGSSNRYPLYGVELDRTSFKPIGTRQEMYLLEPWRYGWQRFGEHMDNTFLDPFIEGAWMTKHHGKYYLQYGAPGTEMSGYADGVIAGPAPLGNIFTPQSDPLSFKAGGFARGAGHGATFTDNKGAYWHVSTMGISVKNNFERRIGIWPAGFDQDDVMYCNTAFGDYPHYTNGDFTGWMLLNYNKPVTVSSTLGRYTANNAVDEDIKTYWSAASGDAGEWIQTDLGAVAMVNAVQINYADQDATFLGKQTDIYHQYKLMYSLDGKKWVSLIDKSKNKTDVPHDYVAFVTPLKARYIRLENVHMPTGKFAISGLRVFGNALGRKPAQPENLIVLRTEKDKRSAWVKWKPATDAYAYNIYYGTSPGKLYTNIMVYNANEYWLKTLDTEKIYYFTIEAINENGVSDKTNVLKVE, encoded by the coding sequence ATGAAAAAGATACTCCTTTTCATCTGCTTATCCATCAGTATGGTGAGCCATGCACAGCAGGCCACTTACTGCAATCCTATCAATATTGACTATGGATATACACCTATTCCCGACTTTACGGAGTGGGGGAAACATAGGGCCACAGCAGACCCTGTCATTGTGAATTACAAAGGAACCTATTATTTGTTTTCGACAAATCAATGGGGCTATTGGTACAGCGCCGATATGGTGAACTGGACCTTTGTATCCAGGAAATTTCTGCGGCCCTGGAATAAAGGATACGATGAATTGTGTGCACCGGCAGTAGGTGTAGTGGGAGATACGATGATTGTATTCGGGTCTACTTATACAAGGAACTTTACTTTATGGATGAGCACTTCGCCGAAGGAGAATGTCTGGAAACCATTGGTGGATTCATTTGAAATAGGCGGTTGGGATCCTGCATTCTTTACTGATGATGATGGTCGCTTGTATATGTATAATGGGAGTAGTAACAGGTATCCTTTGTATGGCGTAGAACTGGATCGTACAAGTTTTAAACCGATCGGAACACGGCAGGAAATGTATTTGTTGGAGCCCTGGAGATATGGTTGGCAGCGGTTTGGAGAGCATATGGATAATACCTTCCTGGATCCGTTTATTGAAGGTGCCTGGATGACGAAACATCATGGTAAATATTATCTGCAATATGGCGCACCGGGTACAGAAATGAGCGGGTATGCAGATGGGGTGATTGCAGGCCCTGCACCACTGGGAAATATCTTCACACCCCAATCAGATCCATTGTCATTCAAAGCAGGTGGCTTTGCAAGAGGTGCAGGGCATGGTGCTACATTTACAGATAACAAAGGTGCATACTGGCATGTGAGCACAATGGGCATCAGTGTGAAAAATAATTTTGAACGCAGGATCGGGATCTGGCCTGCGGGATTTGATCAGGATGATGTGATGTATTGTAATACAGCCTTTGGCGATTACCCGCATTATACAAATGGTGATTTTACCGGGTGGATGTTGTTGAATTATAACAAGCCGGTAACGGTATCTTCTACATTAGGGCGTTATACTGCCAACAATGCGGTAGATGAGGATATTAAAACCTATTGGAGTGCTGCCAGTGGCGATGCCGGAGAGTGGATACAAACTGATTTGGGCGCTGTGGCTATGGTCAATGCAGTGCAGATAAACTATGCGGACCAGGATGCCACTTTTTTAGGGAAGCAGACGGATATTTATCATCAGTATAAATTGATGTATTCATTAGATGGAAAGAAATGGGTGTCATTAATCGATAAAAGTAAAAATAAAACGGATGTGCCGCATGATTATGTCGCATTCGTCACGCCCCTAAAAGCCAGGTATATCAGGCTGGAAAATGTACATATGCCAACCGGCAAGTTTGCCATCAGTGGTTTGCGGGTATTTGGAAATGCTTTAGGACGCAAACCCGCTCAACCGGAAAACCTTATCGTGCTGCGTACAGAAAAAGATAAACGGAGTGCATGGGTAAAATGGAAGCCAGCTACGGATGCTTATGCCTATAATATATACTATGGTACATCACCTGGTAAGTTGTATACAAATATCATGGTATACAATGCAAATGAATACTGGTTAAAAACGCTGGATACGGAAAAGATTTATTATTTTACAATAGAAGCCATTAATGAAAATGGGGTATCGGACAAGACCAATGTGCTGAAGGTCGAATAA